The following coding sequences are from one Salvia hispanica cultivar TCC Black 2014 chromosome 3, UniMelb_Shisp_WGS_1.0, whole genome shotgun sequence window:
- the LOC125210443 gene encoding glucan endo-1,3-beta-glucosidase, basic isoform-like gives MLMAIALLCIHTADARTGVCYGTLGDNLRPPREIVNLIKGNNIGNIRLYNPNPAILEALQGTNISVIVGVPNDEIQGIATDPSVATSWIQNNIRKYQYVNFRYISVGNEMNPSDNPNIAPYIPTAMQRISDALATARLRRIKVSAVLSMSVIGVSYPPSAGAFQPEFRESFIDPIIKFLLKTHSSFLIDVYPYFAYASDPTNIPLDYALFTSKSVVVRDGPYKYQNLFHAMVDSVHAALEKAGGQSLKVVVTETGWPSAGGTATTVSNAFAYNSNLYKSVRRGTPRRPRKPLDTYIFDLIDENQKTPELEKHWGIFLPNNVPKYQVSFIA, from the exons ATGCTAATGGCAATAGCCTTGCTTTGCATCCACACGGCAG ATGCTAGAACAGGAGTGTGCTATGGCACCCTTGGCGACAATCTACGACCACCAAGAGAAATCGTCAATCTAATCAAGGGTAACAACATTGGTAACATTCGACTATACAACCCTAATCCAGCAATTCTCGAAGCACTTCAAGGCACCAACATCTCCGTCATCGTTGGGGTGCCCAATGACGAGATCCAAGGCATCGCGACAGATCCATCTGTCGCCACATCTTGGATCCAAAACAACATCCGCAAGTACCAATACGTCAACTTCCGCTACATTTCCGTGGGAAACGAGATGAACCCATCGGACAACCCCAACATCGCACCCTACATTCCGACAGCCATGCAACGCATCTCCGATGCCCTGGCCACGGCCAGGCTTCGGAGAATCAAGGTCTCCGCTGTCCTAAGCATGTCGGTTATCGGGGTATCCTACCCTCCATCGGCCGGGGCATTCCAACCCGAATTCCGCGAATCCTTCATCGATCCAATTATcaaatttcttctcaaaacaCATAGCTCTTTTCTAATTGATGTGTATCCATATTTTGCATATGCTAGTGACCCCACCAATATTCCTTTAGACTATGCATTGTTTACTTCTAAATCGGTTGTGGTTAGGGATGGACCATACAAATACCAAAACTTATTCCATGCCATGGTCGACTCGGTCCACGCGGCACTCGAGAAGGCCGGTGGGCAGAGCCTCAAGGTTGTGGTGACGGAGACGGGGTGGCCCTCGGCCGGAGGGACAGCGACTACCGTATCCAATGCATTCGCTTATAACTCAAATTTGTACAAGAGTGTCAGAAGGGGAACTCCTAGAAGGCCAAGGAAGCCTTTGGACACTTACATTTTTGATCTCATTGATGAGAATCAGAAAACTCCTGAACTTGAGAAGCATTGGGGAATCTTTCTTCCTAATAATGTCCCTAAATATCAAGTATCTTTTATTGCATAA
- the LOC125211554 gene encoding uncharacterized protein LOC125211554 translates to MEGRRRASQRRSQSKKPPRGYWQPKIPAWEKEFCKVVGSMDWETLLQMKRFMHLYDKVMEWNDSAGEEAFSNAKKRYWANKNGLSCHVSLPDPDLYIDKINWDSDNDPELLLPDVVSLAASPQTEEDQYHDPVVIFGDSAIPDNVFATVGWGDWEENFVAPAACSSTNYLDPWNERGPSGWSGYHNNGWQGYSNDTWQYNNGSRQWGGDWSWNYANHCYSNYVGTDTRDAWGDGRWNDNPTTGFVSQSDSVRAHP, encoded by the exons ATGGAGGGTAGAAGGAGGGCTAGCCAGAGAAGATCACAAAGCAAGAAGCCGCCGCGTG GGTATTGGCAGCCTAAGATCCCCGCGTGGGAGAAAGAGTTCTGCAAAGTGGTTGGATCGATGGACTGGGAGACATTACTGCAGATGAAGAGATTTATGCACTTATACGACAAGGTGATGGAGTGGAACGACTCTGCAGGCGAGGAAGCATTCAGCAACGCCAAGAAACGGTACTGGGCCAACAAAAACGGCTTATCCTGTCACGTGTCACTGCCTGATCCCGATCTTTACATTGACAAGATCAATTGGGATTCAGACAATGATCCCGAGCTGCTGTTGCCAGATGTCGTGAGCCTGGCCGCGAGTCCCCAGACAGAGGAAGATCAGTATCACGACCCTGTCGTGATCTTTGGCGATTCTGCCATTCCGGACAATGTTTTTGCTACCGTAGGCTGGGGTGATTGGGAAGAGAACTTCGTTGCTCCGGCTGCTTGTTCATCCACTAATTATCTCGATCCATGGAACGAGCGGGGCCCATCTGGGTGGTCGGGGTATCATAACAACGGATGGCAAGGCTACTCCAACGACACGTGGCAATACAACAACGGGAGCAGGCAATGGGGAGGTGATTGGAGTTGGAACTATGCTAATCATTGTTATAGTAACTACGTGGGAACCGACACAAGAGACGCGTGGGGAGATGGGCGCTGGAACGACAACCCGACGACCGGATTTGTGTCTCAGTCTGATTCAGTCCGTGCACACCCCTAG
- the LOC125211811 gene encoding UDP-N-acetylglucosamine--dolichyl-phosphate N-acetylglucosaminephosphotransferase-like — MAARKRATSTTVKTTEPAPEKPKSETPAAEPPIRPAKLATILKFFLIFSIPYFYLIFTHYRIDYEIKRSILISAFVSGIGFLITVKMIPVASKYVLRRNLFGYDINKKGTPDGSIKVPESLGIVVAIVFLAVAILFQYFNLTADSNWLVEYNAALASICFITLLGFVDDVLDVPWRVKLVLPSIAALPLLMAYAGHTTIIIPKPLVPYVGMDILDLGWIYKLYMGLLAVFCTNSINIHAGINGLEVGQTVVIACAILIHNIMQIGVATDLEHKQAHVFSIYLVQPLLATSLALLSFNWYPSSVFVGDTYTYFAGMTMAVVGILGHFSETLLIFFAPQVLNFLLSLPQLAGIIPCPRHRLPKFDPQTGLLTGTNDGTLVNLFLRQFGRRSEKSLCILLLIFQAICCGFCFFLRWLLTGWYK, encoded by the exons ATGGCAGCTAGGAAGCGAGCTACATCAACAACAGTAAAAACTACGGAGCCCGCCCCGGAGAAGCCTAAGTCCGAGACACCGGCGGCGGAACCCCCAATTCGACCGGCAAAATTGGCCACAATCCTCAAATTCTTTCTCATATTCTCGATTCCCTATTTTTACTTGATTTTCACACACTACAGGATCGATTATGAGATTAAACGATCGATCCTGATCAGTGCTTTCGTCAGCGGCATAGGCTTCCTAATCACGGTTAAAATGATCCCCGTGGCCTCCAAGTATGTGCTGAGGAGGAATTTGTTTGGGTATGATATTAACAAGAAGGGCACCCCTGATGGATCCATTAAAGT GCCTGAATCGTTGGGCATAGTTGTTGCTATAGTTTTCCTAGCCGTCGCTATCTTGTTTCAATATTTCAACCTCACCGCAGATTCTAAT TGGCTAGTCGAATACAATGCTGCACTAGCATCAATCTGCTTCATCACTCTGCTTGGTTTTGTGGATGACGTCCTGGATGTACCTTGGAGAGT GAAACTGGTGTTACCATCTATCGCTGCTCTACCATTGTTGATGGCTTATGCTGGGCATACAACTATTATCATACCAAAGCCACTTGTTCCATATGTCGGAATGGACATTTTAGATTTAG GGTGGATTTATAAGCTCTACATGGGGTTGTTGGCTGTGTTCTGCACGAATTCAATTAACATTCATGCGGGTATTAATGGCCTCGAAGTTGGACAGACAGTCGTTATTGCTTGTGCT ATCTTGATACATAACATCATGCAAATTGGGGTAGCTACTGATCTGGAACACAAGCAAGCACATGTTTTCTCCATTTACCTTGTGCAACCCTTGCTTGCAACTTCTTTAGCATTACTTTCTTTTAACTG GTATCCCTCTTCAGTTTTCGTAGGGGACACTTACACTTACTTTGCTGGAATGACTATGGCTGTTGTCGGCATTTTAGGCCATTTTAG CGAAACACTGCTGATATTCTTCGCTCCACAAGTCTTGAACTTTCTGCTTTCGCTTCCTCAg CTAGCTGGCATCATACCTTGCCCACGACATCGACTTCCGAA GTTCGACCCCCAAACTGGGCTACTAACAGGGACCAACGATGGAACTCTTGTCAACTTATTTCTGCGGCAGTTTGGGCGGAGATCAGAGAAGTCCCTCTGTATTCTGCTCTTAATTTTCCAG GCTATATGCTGTGGATTTTGCTTCTTTCTTCGGTGGCTCCTCACCGGCTGGTACAAGTGA
- the LOC125213890 gene encoding zinc finger CCCH domain-containing protein 39-like → MSFPDPTQPLNPFASPPYSGNAAAYWPPFWTGSEQQQIPQFNQSKRPRASENPPNFPPFQPMNQRMNQTNAPINKGTSHIFYKTRICAKFTEGTCRNGDQCTFAHGPEDLREPPPNWQEIIREKERGGDDQRLIHRMKICKKYYNGEECPYGDKCNFLHERPPKKLKVEMPGQRESLAISIGVMGSAGEADQAAGWKMRICSRWEMGQCNYGERCHFAHGSSDLRCSGLIDEGEATTNAARKVASVAPLPAPCAAVAVAPVEEKRISKWKLTKKINRIYGDWLDNLTPPHLSPEVMN, encoded by the exons ATGAGTTTTCCAGATCCCACACAACCCCTGAATCCATTCGCATCACCGCCATATTCCGGCAACGCCGCCGCATACTGGCCGCCGTTCTGGACCGGCTCCGAGCAACAACAAATTCCCCAATTCAATCAGTCTAAAAGGCCAAGAGCTTCGGAAAATCCCCCAAATTTCCCCCCTTTCCAGCCAATGAATCAAAGAATGAACCAAACAAACGCTCCCATCAACAAGGGGACGAGCCACATTTTCTACAAGACTCGAATTTGTGCGAAATTCACGGAGGGGACTTGCAGGAACGGGGATCAATGCACGTTTGCGCACGGCCCTGAGGATCTGCGCGAGCCGCCCCCGAATTGGCAGGAGATCATCAGGGAGAAGGAGAGGGGCGGCGATGATCAGAGGTTGATACATAGGATGAAGATATGCAAGAAGTACTACAATGGGGAGGAGTGTCCTTATGGGGATAAATGCAATTTCTTGCACGAACGGCCGCCTAAGAAGCTCAAGGTTGAGATGCCGGGGCAGAGGGAGAGCTTGGCTATCAGCATTGGTGTGATGGGGAGCGCGGGTGAGGCTGACCAGGCGGCCGGGTGGAAGATGAGGATTTGTAGTAGATGGGAGATGGGGCAGTGTAACTATGGTGAAAGATGCCATTTTGCTCATGGTAGCTCAG ATTTGAGGTGTTCTGGTTTGATTGATGAGGGAGAAGCTACAACAAATGCAGCGAGAAAAGTAGCTTCCGTGGCTCCACTTCCAGCACCCTGTGCAGCGGTGGCTGTTGCTCCGGTGGAAGAGAAGAGGATATCGAAGTGGAAGCTAACGAAGAAGATTAATCGCATTTATGGCGATTGGCTAGACAATCTCACGCCGCCGCATCTCTCGCCGGAGGTTAtgaattag
- the LOC125213891 gene encoding protein EARLY RESPONSIVE TO DEHYDRATION 15-like, giving the protein MALVSGRRSSLNPNAPLFIPAAVQQVEDFSPEWWNLVTTATWFKDYWLSQHQGEDIFVEETDGNDVVGLLPDNFDLGIDEDILNMEAQFEEFLHSAEGQDFHGSKAAIGITDNGFSKNATLVKTLSMPKERGYILPREAMKWEKPAKIVSPKCSPRFIQQPR; this is encoded by the exons ATGGCTCTTGTATCCGGAAGGAGGTCTTCGCTGAACCCGAACGCCCCGCTGTTCATCCCGGCTGCAGTGCAGCAAGTGGAGGACTTCTCGCCCGAGTGGTGGAACCTCGTCACCACCGCCACCTGGTTCAAGGATTACTGGCTGAGCCAGCACCAGGGGGAGGACATCTTCGTCGAGGAGACCGATGGGAACGATGTTGTTGGATTGTTGCCCGATAACTTTGACCTTGGTATCGACGAGGATATCCTAAACATGGAAGCACAGTTTGAGGAATTTCTCCACTCTGCCGAGGGCCAAGACTTCCATGGCAGCAAGGCTGCCATAGGAATCACTGATAATG GTTTTAGCAAGAATGCGACTCTGGTGAAGACTCTAAGCATGCCGAAGGAGAGGGGCTACATATTACCGCGGGAGGCGATGAAGTGGGAGAAGCCTGCGAAGATTGTGAGCCCAAAGTGCAGCCCTCGATTCATCCAGCAGCCTCGTTGA
- the LOC125213449 gene encoding cystathionine beta-lyase, chloroplastic-like isoform X1 — MAAATPSLRSFFATLQNNQTDQNGFFNGHLPLFYEHKTAVLRKVNFPVGGQILKLKCSRDKEMDVCTSALVDGVAAECTNDEEILQTSHQVEPSVSTMLMNFSNDFDPYEALSTPLYQTATFKQPSATEGGAYDYTRSGNPTRDALESLLAKLDKADRALCFTSGMAALAAVTRLLGTGDEIVSGDDMYGGSDRLLSRVVPKSGVVVKRIDTTNLEEVASAIMPRTKLVWLESPTNPRQQISDLRKIAELAHAHGALVLVDNSIMSPVLSQPLELGADIVMHSATKFIAGHSDLMAGVLAIKGESLAKELYFIQNAEGSGLAPFDCWLCLRGIKTMALRVEKQQENAQKIAEFLRSHPRVKKVFYAGLPDHPGRALHYSQAKGAGSVLSFLTGSLALSKHVVETTKYFSITVSFGSVKSLISLPCFMSHASIPAAVREERGLTEDLIRISVGIEDVNDLIADLEQALRTGPA, encoded by the exons ATGGCGGCTGCTACTCCATCTCTCAGATCATTCTTCGCCACTCTTCAAAACAACCAAACAGATCAAAat GGTTTCTTCAACGGTCATCTCCCATTGTTTTATGAGCACAAAACAGCAGTGCTCAGGAAGGTAAATTTTCCCGTTGGTGGGCAGATCCTTAAATTAAAGTGCTCTAGAGACAAAGAGATGGATGTCTGCACGTCTGCTTTGGTTGATGGAGTTGCTGCTGAGTGCACAAATG ATGAAGAAATCTTACAGACAAGTCATCAAGTGGAGCCGAGTGTTTCCACGATGTTGATGAATTTTTCCAATGACTTCGATCCTTATGAGGCTCTAAGCACGCCTCTCTACCAAACAGCAACTTTCAAGCAG CCTTCGGCTACGGAAGGTGGAGCTTATGATTATACAAGAAGTGGAAATCCTACTCGAGATGCCCTAGAAAG CCTTCTCGCGAAGCTAGACAAAGCTGATCGAGCACTATGCTTCACCAGTGGAATGGCAGCTTTAGCAGCTGTTACTCGTCTTCTTGGAACAG GTGATGAGATTGTTTCTGGTGATGATATGTATGGTGGTTCGGATCGCTTATTGTCACGAGTAGTTCCAAAATCTGGAGTTGTGGTTAA GCGTATAGATACAACAAATTTGGAAGAGGTTGCTTCTGCAATTATGCCTCGCACAAAGCTCGTGTGGTTGGAGAGTCCAACAAACCCCCGCCAGCAGATCTCAGATCTTCGT AAAATCGCTGAGCTCGCACATGCCCATGGTGCTCTCGTATTGGTGGACAACAGTATCATGTCTCCCGTACTGTCTCAACCCTTAGAGCTTGGGGCAG ATATCGTGATGCACTCAGCTACAAAGTTCATCGCTGGTCACAGTGACCTTATGGCTGGTGTGCTTGCTATTAAAGGAGAAAG CTTGGCGAAAGAACTATATTTCATTCAGAACGCAGAGGGATCAGGGTTAGCTCCGTTTGACTGTTGGCTATGTTTGAGAGGCATCAAAACTATGGCTCTACGCGTCGAAAAGCAACAG GAAAACGCACAAAAGATCGCTGAGTTCCTCAGGTCTCATCCTCGTGTGAAAAAGGTCTTTTACGCTGGTCTTCCCGATCACCCAGGACGAGCTTTGCATTACTCTCAG GCGAAGGGCGCTGGATCCGTGCTGAGTTTCCTAACGGGATCATTGGCGCTCTCCAAGCACGTCGTTGAGACAACGAAATATTTCAGCATAACTGTGAGCTTTG GAAGTGTCAAGTCCCTCATCAGCTTGCCTTGCTTCATGTCTCACGCAAGCATACCTGCAGCAGTGCGTGAGGAACGAGGCCTGACTGAGGATCTGATACGCATATCTGTCGGAATTGAGGACGTCAATGACTTGATTGCTGATCTTGAACAAGCCCTACGAACTGGGCCTGCATAG
- the LOC125213449 gene encoding cystathionine beta-lyase, chloroplastic-like isoform X2 — MDVCTSALVDGVAAECTNDEEILQTSHQVEPSVSTMLMNFSNDFDPYEALSTPLYQTATFKQPSATEGGAYDYTRSGNPTRDALESLLAKLDKADRALCFTSGMAALAAVTRLLGTGDEIVSGDDMYGGSDRLLSRVVPKSGVVVKRIDTTNLEEVASAIMPRTKLVWLESPTNPRQQISDLRKIAELAHAHGALVLVDNSIMSPVLSQPLELGADIVMHSATKFIAGHSDLMAGVLAIKGESLAKELYFIQNAEGSGLAPFDCWLCLRGIKTMALRVEKQQENAQKIAEFLRSHPRVKKVFYAGLPDHPGRALHYSQAKGAGSVLSFLTGSLALSKHVVETTKYFSITVSFGSVKSLISLPCFMSHASIPAAVREERGLTEDLIRISVGIEDVNDLIADLEQALRTGPA; from the exons ATGGATGTCTGCACGTCTGCTTTGGTTGATGGAGTTGCTGCTGAGTGCACAAATG ATGAAGAAATCTTACAGACAAGTCATCAAGTGGAGCCGAGTGTTTCCACGATGTTGATGAATTTTTCCAATGACTTCGATCCTTATGAGGCTCTAAGCACGCCTCTCTACCAAACAGCAACTTTCAAGCAG CCTTCGGCTACGGAAGGTGGAGCTTATGATTATACAAGAAGTGGAAATCCTACTCGAGATGCCCTAGAAAG CCTTCTCGCGAAGCTAGACAAAGCTGATCGAGCACTATGCTTCACCAGTGGAATGGCAGCTTTAGCAGCTGTTACTCGTCTTCTTGGAACAG GTGATGAGATTGTTTCTGGTGATGATATGTATGGTGGTTCGGATCGCTTATTGTCACGAGTAGTTCCAAAATCTGGAGTTGTGGTTAA GCGTATAGATACAACAAATTTGGAAGAGGTTGCTTCTGCAATTATGCCTCGCACAAAGCTCGTGTGGTTGGAGAGTCCAACAAACCCCCGCCAGCAGATCTCAGATCTTCGT AAAATCGCTGAGCTCGCACATGCCCATGGTGCTCTCGTATTGGTGGACAACAGTATCATGTCTCCCGTACTGTCTCAACCCTTAGAGCTTGGGGCAG ATATCGTGATGCACTCAGCTACAAAGTTCATCGCTGGTCACAGTGACCTTATGGCTGGTGTGCTTGCTATTAAAGGAGAAAG CTTGGCGAAAGAACTATATTTCATTCAGAACGCAGAGGGATCAGGGTTAGCTCCGTTTGACTGTTGGCTATGTTTGAGAGGCATCAAAACTATGGCTCTACGCGTCGAAAAGCAACAG GAAAACGCACAAAAGATCGCTGAGTTCCTCAGGTCTCATCCTCGTGTGAAAAAGGTCTTTTACGCTGGTCTTCCCGATCACCCAGGACGAGCTTTGCATTACTCTCAG GCGAAGGGCGCTGGATCCGTGCTGAGTTTCCTAACGGGATCATTGGCGCTCTCCAAGCACGTCGTTGAGACAACGAAATATTTCAGCATAACTGTGAGCTTTG GAAGTGTCAAGTCCCTCATCAGCTTGCCTTGCTTCATGTCTCACGCAAGCATACCTGCAGCAGTGCGTGAGGAACGAGGCCTGACTGAGGATCTGATACGCATATCTGTCGGAATTGAGGACGTCAATGACTTGATTGCTGATCTTGAACAAGCCCTACGAACTGGGCCTGCATAG